The following proteins are co-located in the Longimicrobium sp. genome:
- a CDS encoding DUF4344 domain-containing metallopeptidase — protein MLALAAGLALWSAPAATQGRWIPAYAPAQDPLTAALGASLQQWGMLESMVEPLNDMQLPRDITVELAECGTPSATYDSGRAAIRLCYELFKQLTEYASARDDSSAALFGRAFNLIFQHQAGHALIHLLKLQPGVPLEEAADQFAVINTTGSGDPARWMEAAAALHRHAVDWERPGSGETALDSSRLAKLACLYFGSDPDAFGAPAGEARPSPADAADCEDEYDAVLTAWVTMLEPYLRN, from the coding sequence TTGCTGGCGCTCGCCGCCGGCCTGGCGCTCTGGTCCGCTCCCGCCGCTACGCAGGGCCGCTGGATCCCGGCGTATGCCCCCGCGCAGGATCCGCTCACCGCCGCACTCGGCGCGTCGCTGCAGCAGTGGGGGATGCTGGAATCGATGGTGGAGCCGTTGAACGACATGCAGCTGCCACGCGACATCACCGTCGAACTGGCGGAGTGCGGCACCCCCAGTGCCACGTACGATTCTGGCCGGGCCGCCATCCGGCTCTGTTACGAGTTGTTCAAACAGCTCACGGAGTACGCCTCGGCGCGCGACGACAGTTCCGCCGCGCTGTTCGGGCGGGCGTTCAACCTCATCTTCCAGCACCAGGCGGGGCACGCGCTGATCCACCTCCTGAAGCTGCAGCCCGGGGTGCCGCTGGAGGAGGCCGCCGACCAGTTTGCCGTCATCAACACCACGGGTTCCGGCGATCCGGCGCGGTGGATGGAGGCCGCCGCCGCGCTTCACCGGCACGCGGTGGACTGGGAGCGCCCCGGTTCCGGAGAAACCGCGCTCGACAGCAGCCGGCTCGCGAAGCTGGCCTGCCTTTACTTCGGCAGCGACCCGGACGCGTTCGGTGCACCCGCGGGCGAAGCCCGGCCCAGCCCGGCCGATGCGGCGGATTGCGAGGACGAATACGACGCCGTGTTGACCGCCTGGGTCACCATGCTCGAGCCGTACCTACGCAACTGA
- a CDS encoding DUF6766 family protein, protein MRKWIRGHSLSIAAIALFVAAFVGQVLTGRAEYNQDQQAHGEEPVPLVQYLATGHFGEATLENWESEFLQMAVFVFLTAFLVQRGSAESKKPKDEPGAGEEPSDEDPAKHRNDPRAPWPVRRGGIALALYRNSLSIVLFLLFLASFWGHAMTGAVEYSAEQLAHGDAAVGTLGYLATSRFWFESFQNWQSEFLSVFAIAVLSIWLRQQHSPESKPVHAPYEQTGEE, encoded by the coding sequence GTGCGGAAGTGGATCAGGGGCCACAGCCTGAGCATCGCCGCGATCGCGCTGTTCGTGGCGGCCTTCGTGGGCCAGGTGCTGACGGGGCGCGCCGAGTACAACCAGGACCAGCAGGCGCACGGGGAAGAGCCGGTTCCGCTGGTGCAGTACCTGGCGACAGGCCACTTCGGCGAGGCGACGCTGGAGAACTGGGAATCCGAGTTCCTGCAGATGGCCGTCTTCGTCTTTCTGACCGCGTTTCTCGTTCAGCGCGGATCGGCGGAGAGCAAGAAGCCGAAGGACGAGCCCGGGGCGGGCGAGGAGCCGAGCGACGAAGATCCCGCGAAGCACCGCAACGATCCGCGCGCCCCCTGGCCCGTCCGCCGCGGGGGCATCGCCCTGGCGCTGTACCGGAACTCGCTGTCCATCGTGCTGTTCCTGCTCTTCCTGGCTTCGTTCTGGGGCCACGCCATGACCGGGGCGGTGGAGTACAGTGCAGAGCAGCTGGCGCACGGCGACGCGGCCGTGGGCACCCTGGGCTATCTTGCCACCTCGCGCTTCTGGTTCGAGAGCTTCCAGAACTGGCAGAGCGAGTTCCTGTCGGTGTTCGCCATCGCCGTCCTTTCCATCTGGCTCCGGCAGCAGCACTCGCCCGAGAGCAAGCCGGTCCACGCGCCGTACGAGCAGACGGGCGAGGAGTAA
- a CDS encoding DUF4344 domain-containing metallopeptidase, which translates to MPLRFLATAAILALSSVPAAAQGRWLASYPEVQGPVHAEMRTALQQGTMLESMVDPLNEAFLVPRDITVEMAECGGPAATYDASRATVRVCYELLLEFADQAESGDMDNETFEQAFAFILLHQVGHAVIDVLKLNVGVPEEEAADQFVAVMAGLAPGELQGLLQGAAALHEQEFDWESPDSGQTTLGDRRLTTLTCLLYGGDPEAHRYLVEGGHLTTARADSCLDAHEDLQEAWATLLEGHLVEG; encoded by the coding sequence ATGCCACTGCGCTTCCTGGCCACCGCCGCCATCCTCGCCCTCTCCTCCGTTCCCGCCGCCGCGCAGGGGCGCTGGCTCGCGTCGTATCCCGAGGTGCAGGGCCCCGTGCACGCGGAGATGCGGACGGCGCTGCAGCAGGGCACCATGCTGGAGTCCATGGTAGATCCCCTCAACGAGGCGTTCCTCGTGCCGCGCGACATCACCGTGGAGATGGCGGAGTGCGGCGGCCCGGCCGCCACCTACGATGCCAGCCGCGCGACGGTCCGAGTCTGCTATGAGTTGCTCCTGGAGTTCGCCGACCAGGCGGAAAGCGGCGACATGGACAACGAGACGTTCGAGCAGGCCTTTGCGTTCATCCTGCTGCACCAGGTGGGGCACGCGGTGATCGACGTGCTGAAGCTGAACGTGGGAGTGCCGGAGGAAGAGGCCGCCGACCAGTTCGTCGCCGTGATGGCGGGCCTGGCTCCCGGCGAGCTGCAGGGATTGCTGCAGGGAGCCGCGGCGCTCCACGAGCAGGAGTTCGATTGGGAGTCGCCGGACTCGGGACAGACCACCCTCGGCGACAGGCGCCTGACCACGCTGACGTGCCTTCTGTACGGCGGCGACCCCGAGGCGCACCGGTACCTCGTGGAAGGGGGCCATCTCACCACCGCTCGCGCGGACAGCTGCCTCGACGCGCACGAAGACTTGCAGGAGGCCTGGGCCACCCTGCTCGAAGGCCACCTCGTCGAGGGCTGA